TGCCCTGACCCTTCTATCGTTTGGCACAATTCTGGGTCAGAGCATAGTCGTGGACCATGTCGATGGACTCAATGCCATGGGTAATATCGACGACGGTGCCGTGCTCACATTCCATATGCGAATAACCGGCGATGCTGATCCTCACATGGTGATTTCTAATGGCTTTGAAATCTCGTCACCCGATGGTCTGACCTGGACCTCGGTTAGCGGTGAGCTCAATCCAATCTATCCATGGGACATGGATCCTATGATATTGTTCCCGCCTTTCTTTGATCTGGGAATGTACGTCAATGTGTTTGCCGATGGCGCGATAGCCGATACTATCGGTTTCGGTGGCGCTGCCGGCATGTACGGCACCGGCTTACCGGCCGGCTTTGATGATGTCGCTTACTATATTACCGTCGGACCGATAACGGGCAGCAACGGTGATTTCCTGGTGCTGGATTCGTCCTTCTATCCGCCGGCCGGCCGCTGGGTATGGGATATTGTCGAACAGAACGTCGCCTGGGGCGGACCTTACCAATACGAGTTTGGTATCGGATGTCCGGCGCCCATGACCTATCTCTCTCAGGACCCGATCATCCTGAAAGACCTTGCGGACAAGATCCTCACCGTTTATATCGAGTGCGAAGACAACGCGTTGATCGACCCGAATTCGATTCTCGTGAACGCCAAGATCCCGCCGAAAGAATATCGAATCGAAGGTGAACTGTTCGCATTCGATATCGGCTGCACCCGTTTCCTTTCCAACTGGAGACCGATCTCATCGGACTTCCAGGGGACCTATACTGTGGATTATGATCTGACCACCGGCGAACACAAGACCATCACCGGCGACGTCAATGTGATCGTTTATCCCGGTGATTTGACTTTTGACGGAATTGAAGATCAGCAGGATATCGTATTCCTGGTTGAATATATGTGGAATAGAGGCCAGAAGCCTTACTTTGAAGAGGCTCTGGATGTCAACCGCGACGGCAGCGTCGACGTTTTAGACCTCCGCGATCTGGTGCAGATGATTTACTAAATCTGCCCGAGAGTTAAAGGCGGAAATTTGACACATACCCGCCCGCCGGAGGGCGGGTATGTATGAAAACCCCTTTACCAGCGGCAGGTTTGCAGAGGTCGATTTATGTGGGTCACCTGCGGTGAGAGAATGAAGCGGACAGGGAGCGTCGAAACCTTGAGCTTAGTTTACGCCACGCGCGATCTATTCGCGTTCCTTGGTTCTTCCAGTATTTGCTGATTTCCGTGTCGTACCAGTCGTAGTTACCGCGGATTGTCCTCGCCATACTGCCGGGGGTCATAAAAGGGGTATAAGGGGTTGGTTTCCCTCTTAGGGAAAATCTGTTAAACGCAGCATTTCGGTGATTATGAAAATAATGGCCCAAACAACTTCACAACTCAACAACTTCAAACATAGGGAGTGACCATGAGAGTAAAATTCCTCACGCTCGCTCTGGCCCTGATCCTGTTATCGTCGGGTACGATACTCGGTCAGGCCGTTTCCCTCGACCATGTCGACGGACTCAACGCCAGTGACGAGATCATCCCCGGTGAGGTAGTTACATTCTACATCCGTCTGACCAACGGGCCTTTGGCCCAGTCGGTCATTAACAACG
This genomic stretch from Candidatus Zixiibacteriota bacterium harbors:
- a CDS encoding dockerin type I domain-containing protein — protein: MTAKILTLAVALTLLSFGTILGQSIVVDHVDGLNAMGNIDDGAVLTFHMRITGDADPHMVISNGFEISSPDGLTWTSVSGELNPIYPWDMDPMILFPPFFDLGMYVNVFADGAIADTIGFGGAAGMYGTGLPAGFDDVAYYITVGPITGSNGDFLVLDSSFYPPAGRWVWDIVEQNVAWGGPYQYEFGIGCPAPMTYLSQDPIILKDLADKILTVYIECEDNALIDPNSILVNAKIPPKEYRIEGELFAFDIGCTRFLSNWRPISSDFQGTYTVDYDLTTGEHKTITGDVNVIVYPGDLTFDGIEDQQDIVFLVEYMWNRGQKPYFEEALDVNRDGSVDVLDLRDLVQMIY